A part of Myxococcus landrumus genomic DNA contains:
- the lspA gene encoding signal peptidase II, whose product MPRKYVILLAVALGVIVLDQWTKYLVVRELTSQMQGQETLGGRLGAMFGDPPPQGFDGLHYRPRRSIEVSENFFRLRYAENPGAAWGLFRSMSPDKRGPLFHVVSLGAVVLIVFYFRKLSGSDPAEKWALWGLPLVLGGALGNYIDRLARGFVIDFLEAHWFDKAAWPSFNIADSAICVGVGLLLVDAFVRKEKPAPAPTKAA is encoded by the coding sequence GTGCCTCGCAAATACGTCATCCTCCTCGCCGTCGCCCTTGGCGTCATCGTGCTGGACCAGTGGACGAAGTATCTGGTCGTCCGCGAGCTGACCTCCCAGATGCAGGGGCAGGAGACGCTGGGCGGGCGCCTGGGCGCCATGTTCGGCGACCCGCCTCCGCAGGGCTTCGATGGTCTGCACTACCGTCCTCGCCGCAGCATCGAGGTCTCCGAGAACTTCTTCCGCCTGCGCTACGCGGAGAACCCGGGCGCAGCGTGGGGCCTGTTCCGGAGCATGTCCCCGGACAAGCGCGGCCCGCTCTTCCATGTCGTGAGCCTGGGCGCGGTGGTCCTCATCGTCTTCTACTTCCGCAAGCTGTCCGGCTCGGACCCGGCGGAGAAGTGGGCGCTGTGGGGTCTGCCGCTCGTGCTGGGCGGCGCGCTGGGCAACTACATCGACCGGCTGGCCCGGGGCTTCGTCATCGACTTCCTGGAAGCCCACTGGTTCGACAAGGCGGCGTGGCCGTCCTTCAACATCGCCGACTCGGCCATCTGTGTCGGCGTGGGACTCTTGCTGGTGGATGCCTTCGTCCGCAAGGAGAAGCCCGCACCGGCGCCGACCAAGGCCGCCTGA
- a CDS encoding FAM210 family protein, producing MNPPVSDTSPPTPTQAARPEKPSLMARFKNLMLEYGPVAIATNFALFGVVLAGFYVAIELGFQPASAGAKAGTFAAAYAATQVVKPLRLAAVFVLTPLIARIPPVARFLERNKHKWSL from the coding sequence GTGAATCCTCCAGTCTCCGACACATCCCCACCCACCCCGACCCAGGCGGCCAGGCCCGAGAAGCCGTCGCTGATGGCGCGCTTCAAGAACCTGATGCTGGAGTACGGCCCGGTGGCCATCGCGACGAACTTCGCCCTCTTCGGGGTGGTGCTCGCGGGCTTCTATGTGGCCATCGAGCTGGGCTTCCAGCCGGCCAGCGCGGGCGCCAAGGCGGGCACCTTCGCCGCGGCCTACGCGGCCACGCAGGTGGTGAAGCCCCTGCGGCTGGCGGCGGTGTTCGTGCTCACGCCGCTCATCGCTCGCATCCCACCCGTGGCGCGCTTCCTCGAGCGCAACAAGCACAAGTGGAGCCTCTGA
- the lspA gene encoding signal peptidase II has product MKASLRLLFLVATTVLLADQVTKYLAVSRLTDALDGREGLSRVTGYFTQHNLDNDPPPEGERRVTRPYRFIEDYWHFRYVENPGAAWGLFANLPEGVRRVFFHVVSLAALSFIFLMYRRTSMDQRLVRMALALITGGALGNFLDRLIRGYVIDFIDWHWRNQPGMRWPTFNVADAAICVGVAFMLLDSLRVRRPEPVGAPLTQSPNP; this is encoded by the coding sequence ATGAAAGCCTCCCTTCGCCTCCTCTTCCTCGTGGCCACCACGGTGCTCCTCGCCGACCAGGTGACCAAGTATCTGGCTGTGTCCCGGCTGACGGATGCCCTGGATGGGCGTGAGGGCCTCTCTCGGGTGACGGGGTACTTCACCCAGCACAACCTGGACAATGACCCCCCCCCGGAGGGCGAGCGGCGGGTGACCCGCCCCTATCGCTTCATCGAGGACTACTGGCACTTCCGCTACGTGGAGAACCCGGGGGCCGCCTGGGGCCTGTTCGCGAACCTGCCGGAGGGCGTGCGGCGGGTGTTCTTCCACGTCGTGAGCCTGGCGGCGCTGTCCTTCATCTTCCTGATGTACCGCCGCACCTCCATGGACCAGCGGCTGGTGCGCATGGCGCTGGCGCTCATCACGGGTGGCGCGCTGGGCAACTTCCTGGACCGGCTGATTCGCGGCTACGTCATCGACTTCATCGACTGGCATTGGCGCAACCAGCCGGGCATGCGCTGGCCCACCTTCAACGTGGCGGACGCGGCCATCTGCGTGGGCGTGGCCTTCATGCTGCTGGACTCGCTGCGGGTGCGCCGGCCGGAGCCCGTGGGCGCGCCGCTGACGCAGAGCCCCAATCCGTGA